One segment of Vibrio mimicus DNA contains the following:
- the nusA gene encoding transcription termination factor NusA, giving the protein MSKEILAVVEAVSNEKAVPRERIFEALETALATSTKKKYEIEIDVRVAIDRKTGAFETFRRWLVVENVEHPTKEISFEAASFDDESVQMGDYIEDQIESVTFDRITTQTAKQVIVQKVREAERAQIVEQFIDNEGELVTGVVKKVNRETVILDLGNNAEAVILREDQLPRENFRPGDRVRGLLFKVAPEARGFQLFITRSKPEMLAELFRVEVPEIGEELIELKAAARDPGSRAKIAVKTNDKRIDPVGACVGMRGARVQAVSGELGGERIDIVLWDDNPAQFVINAMAPADVASIIMDEDTHSMDIAVEADNLAQAIGRNGQNVRLASQLTGWELNVMTVADLQKKHQEESMASIENFMKYLDIEQDFAELLVEEGFSTLEEIAYVPMNELLDVDGMDEDLAEELRSRAKEALTTIALAKEESFEGLEPAEDLLALAGLEREMAFKLAAKGVATLEDLADQGVDDLEGIEGLTEQRAGELIMAARNICWFGEDA; this is encoded by the coding sequence ATGAGTAAAGAAATTTTAGCGGTAGTTGAGGCGGTTTCTAACGAGAAAGCGGTACCTCGTGAGCGTATTTTTGAAGCGCTGGAAACTGCGTTAGCGACTTCAACTAAAAAGAAGTATGAGATTGAGATCGATGTTCGCGTTGCGATCGATCGTAAAACTGGCGCGTTTGAAACTTTTCGTCGCTGGTTAGTGGTTGAGAATGTTGAGCATCCAACCAAAGAGATCTCATTTGAAGCAGCAAGTTTTGATGATGAATCAGTACAAATGGGTGACTACATTGAAGATCAGATCGAATCTGTCACCTTCGACCGTATTACCACGCAAACGGCTAAGCAAGTGATCGTACAGAAAGTACGTGAAGCTGAGCGTGCGCAAATCGTAGAGCAATTCATTGATAACGAAGGTGAGTTGGTTACTGGTGTAGTGAAGAAAGTAAACCGTGAGACAGTGATCCTAGATCTGGGTAACAATGCTGAAGCGGTTATCCTGCGTGAAGATCAACTGCCACGTGAAAACTTCCGTCCAGGCGATCGCGTACGTGGTCTACTGTTCAAAGTGGCTCCTGAAGCTCGTGGTTTCCAACTGTTCATCACTCGTTCTAAACCAGAAATGCTAGCGGAATTGTTCCGTGTTGAAGTTCCTGAAATCGGTGAAGAGCTGATTGAATTGAAAGCAGCAGCACGTGATCCTGGCTCTCGTGCTAAGATCGCCGTGAAAACCAACGACAAGCGTATTGACCCTGTGGGTGCGTGTGTGGGTATGCGTGGTGCACGTGTACAAGCGGTTTCGGGTGAACTCGGTGGCGAGCGTATTGATATCGTGCTGTGGGACGATAACCCAGCGCAATTTGTCATTAACGCCATGGCTCCGGCTGATGTCGCTTCAATCATTATGGATGAAGATACACATTCCATGGATATCGCAGTTGAGGCGGATAACCTTGCGCAAGCGATCGGCCGTAACGGCCAGAACGTACGTCTTGCCTCTCAACTGACTGGTTGGGAACTGAACGTAATGACGGTTGCGGATCTGCAGAAGAAGCACCAAGAAGAATCAATGGCATCTATCGAGAACTTCATGAAGTACCTCGATATTGAGCAAGACTTTGCTGAGCTTCTGGTTGAAGAAGGTTTCTCTACGCTAGAAGAGATCGCTTACGTACCAATGAACGAGCTACTTGATGTTGATGGCATGGACGAAGATCTAGCCGAAGAACTGCGTAGCCGTGCAAAAGAAGCACTGACGACGATTGCTCTGGCAAAAGAAGAATCGTTCGAAGGTCTTGAGCCAGCAGAAGATCTGCTTGCACTAGCAGGACTGGAACGCGAAATGGCATTCAAACTGGCGGCAAAAGGTGTTGCAACACTGGAAGATCTGGCTGACCAAGGTGTGGATGATTTAGAAGGTATTGAAGGTCTGACCGAACAACGTGCGGGTGAGCTCATTATGGCTGCTCGTAACATTTGTTGGTTTGGTGAAGACGCATAA
- the rimP gene encoding ribosome maturation factor RimP: protein MTGLERQLTEMLEAPVVAAGYELVGLEFVRAGQHSTLRIFIDHENGITVEDCAEVSRQVSAVLDVEDPISVVYNLEVSSPGLERPLFKPAHYEQFIGHEVSIVLKMAVANRRKWKGFIQSIEGETVAVMVDGQEENFALSNISKANLIPKF from the coding sequence ATGACTGGTTTAGAAAGACAACTTACTGAAATGCTTGAAGCTCCGGTGGTTGCTGCAGGTTATGAGTTGGTTGGATTAGAGTTCGTCCGTGCAGGGCAGCATTCCACACTACGTATCTTTATTGATCACGAAAACGGTATCACTGTGGAAGACTGCGCAGAAGTGAGTCGCCAAGTGAGTGCAGTTTTGGATGTTGAAGACCCAATTTCGGTCGTTTACAACCTTGAAGTGTCTTCGCCTGGTCTGGAAAGACCACTCTTTAAACCAGCACATTACGAGCAGTTTATTGGTCACGAGGTCAGCATCGTTTTGAAGATGGCTGTTGCTAATCGTCGCAAGTGGAAAGGGTTCATTCAATCTATTGAGGGTGAAACTGTTGCTGTGATGGTTGATGGGCAAGAAGAGAATTTTGCTCTGAGCAACATTTCAAAAGCTAACCTGATCCCTAAATTTTAA
- the secG gene encoding preprotein translocase subunit SecG — MFTVLLVIYLLAAVAIIGLVLIQQGKGADMGASFGAGASNTVFGASGSGNFLTRMTAIFATVFFVISLVLGNMSTHKTESQWVDPSQGQVIQQTGDAVSEAPAKSSDEIPH, encoded by the coding sequence ATGTTTACAGTTCTACTTGTGATTTACCTGTTGGCAGCGGTTGCTATCATTGGCCTAGTGTTGATTCAACAAGGTAAAGGCGCAGACATGGGAGCCTCATTCGGTGCTGGCGCGTCAAACACAGTGTTTGGTGCTAGCGGCTCAGGTAATTTCTTAACCCGAATGACTGCAATTTTTGCAACAGTATTTTTCGTTATCAGTCTTGTGCTTGGCAATATGTCAACTCACAAAACCGAATCACAATGGGTTGACCCTTCACAAGGTCAAGTGATTCAGCAAACTGGTGACGCAGTGAGTGAAGCGCCAGCTAAAAGCAGTGACGAAATTCCTCACTAA
- the glmM gene encoding phosphoglucosamine mutase → MSDKRRYFGTDGVRGKVGQYPITPDFVLKLGWAAGRVLAKQGTKKVIIGKDTRISGYMLESALEAGLAAAGLKATFTGPMPTPAVAYLTQTFRAEAGIVISASHNPYYDNGIKFFSYEGTKLPDEIELAIEAELDKDIECVESAELGKASRMVDAAGRYIEFCKSTFPSKLSLSGLKLVVDCANGATYHIAPNVFRELGADVIAMGVEPNGLNINDQVGATDVRALQKRVVEENAHLGLAFDGDGDRIIMVDHLGNKVDGDQIAYIIARDALRRGELKGGVVGTLMTNLGMENGLKQLGIPFARAAVGDRYVMEKLQEKGWKIGAENSGHVILLDKVTTGDAIVAGLQVLASVVGSEMTLHELAKGMTLYPQVLENVRFAGENNPLEAEAVKAAVAEVEAELGSKGRVLLRKSGTEPLIRVMVEGEDDTLVKQSALKIAQAVKDNC, encoded by the coding sequence ATGTCTGATAAAAGACGTTATTTTGGTACTGATGGGGTACGAGGCAAAGTTGGCCAGTACCCAATTACACCTGATTTTGTACTTAAGCTTGGCTGGGCGGCTGGACGTGTTTTGGCAAAACAAGGCACAAAGAAAGTCATCATTGGTAAAGATACTCGTATTTCTGGCTATATGCTGGAATCCGCTTTGGAAGCTGGTTTGGCGGCGGCGGGTTTGAAAGCGACATTCACCGGACCTATGCCAACACCTGCGGTGGCTTATCTAACCCAAACATTCCGTGCGGAAGCTGGGATTGTTATTTCTGCATCGCACAACCCTTACTACGATAACGGCATCAAATTTTTCTCTTATGAGGGAACCAAACTGCCGGATGAAATTGAGTTAGCGATTGAAGCAGAGTTGGATAAAGACATCGAATGCGTTGAATCTGCAGAACTTGGTAAGGCCTCACGTATGGTGGACGCTGCGGGTCGCTATATCGAGTTTTGTAAAAGTACTTTCCCATCAAAACTCAGTTTGTCTGGCTTGAAGCTGGTGGTGGATTGCGCGAATGGCGCTACATACCACATCGCGCCAAATGTCTTTCGTGAGCTAGGGGCAGATGTGATTGCGATGGGGGTTGAGCCTAATGGTTTGAACATTAATGATCAAGTTGGGGCAACCGATGTCCGCGCACTACAAAAACGCGTTGTTGAAGAAAATGCACATCTTGGCTTAGCGTTTGATGGTGACGGCGATCGCATCATCATGGTTGACCATTTGGGGAATAAAGTCGATGGTGATCAAATTGCCTATATTATAGCGCGCGATGCATTGCGCCGTGGTGAACTCAAGGGCGGCGTTGTTGGGACATTGATGACCAACCTTGGCATGGAGAATGGCCTAAAACAACTTGGTATTCCTTTTGCGCGTGCCGCGGTGGGGGATCGCTATGTTATGGAAAAGCTGCAGGAAAAGGGCTGGAAGATTGGAGCGGAAAACTCAGGTCACGTCATTTTACTTGATAAAGTGACCACCGGTGATGCGATTGTCGCAGGTCTACAAGTGCTTGCCTCCGTCGTCGGTAGTGAAATGACTCTGCATGAGTTAGCCAAAGGTATGACTCTTTACCCGCAAGTATTGGAGAATGTTCGTTTTGCGGGGGAGAATAATCCACTTGAAGCGGAAGCGGTGAAAGCAGCGGTAGCTGAGGTTGAAGCTGAGTTAGGCTCGAAAGGCCGCGTATTGCTGCGTAAATCGGGTACGGAACCTCTGATCCGCGTTATGGTGGAAGGCGAAGACGATACGCTAGTTAAGCAGTCTGCACTGAAAATAGCTCAAGCAGTGAAAGATAACTGCTAA
- the folP gene encoding dihydropteroate synthase codes for MKISYANKQLNLNSPVVMGILNTTPDSFSDGGSYIELDKALMRAQQMIDAGVAIIDIGGESTRPGAPDVSLEEELQRVIPLITAIRQQNAQVWISIDTSKAEVMRQAIVAGADLINDVRALQEPGALDVAAQAQVPVCIMHMQGQPRTMQMAPQYDNVVEEVCQFLAERIAACEAIGIKRENIILDPGFGFGKSIQHNYHLLAHLEQFHRFGLPVLAGMSRKSMIFKTLNKQPAECTAGSVACATLAASKGAQIIRVHDVEQTLDALKIVQLTYENL; via the coding sequence ATGAAAATCAGTTATGCCAATAAGCAACTCAATTTAAACTCTCCCGTTGTTATGGGGATTTTAAACACCACACCAGACTCTTTTTCTGATGGTGGAAGCTACATTGAGCTCGATAAAGCACTCATGAGAGCGCAACAGATGATCGATGCTGGTGTCGCGATCATTGATATCGGTGGCGAATCGACTCGGCCTGGAGCTCCGGATGTGAGCTTAGAAGAGGAATTACAACGTGTGATTCCATTAATCACCGCAATTCGTCAACAAAATGCTCAGGTATGGATCTCCATTGATACCAGCAAAGCCGAAGTGATGCGCCAAGCGATTGTAGCGGGGGCGGATCTGATTAATGATGTTCGAGCTTTGCAAGAGCCAGGAGCTCTAGACGTTGCAGCTCAGGCTCAGGTTCCCGTCTGTATCATGCATATGCAAGGGCAACCACGTACCATGCAAATGGCTCCTCAATACGACAATGTGGTTGAAGAGGTTTGCCAGTTTTTAGCGGAACGTATTGCCGCATGTGAGGCCATTGGTATTAAGCGTGAGAATATTATCTTGGATCCCGGTTTTGGCTTTGGAAAATCGATTCAACACAATTATCATTTACTCGCTCACTTAGAACAGTTTCATCGTTTTGGATTGCCTGTTTTGGCTGGAATGTCGCGTAAATCAATGATTTTCAAAACACTGAATAAACAACCAGCAGAGTGTACAGCGGGGAGCGTGGCTTGTGCGACTTTAGCAGCAAGTAAAGGGGCGCAAATCATTCGGGTACATGATGTAGAACAAACGCTAGATGCACTAAAAATAGTGCAACTGACGTACGAAAATTTGTAA
- the ftsH gene encoding ATP-dependent zinc metalloprotease FtsH, with amino-acid sequence MAKNLILWLVIAVVLMSVFQSFGPGENNGKAVDYTTFVKEVGQGQIQEAQFNNGEITFMRRGGSSRYVTYMPVYDQKLLDDLINQDVKVQGTPPEEQSLLGTIFISWFPMILLIGVWIFFMRQMQGGGGKGAMSFGKSKARMMSEDQIKTTFSDVAGCDEAKEDVKELVDYLRDPSRFQKLGGKIPTGVLMVGPPGTGKTLLAKAIAGEAKVPFFTISGSDFVEMFVGVGASRVRDMFEQAKKASPCIIFIDEIDAVGRQRGAGVGGGHDEREQTLNQMLVEMDGFEGNEGIIVIAATNRPDVLDPALLRPGRFDRQVVVGLPDVRGREQILKVHMRKVPLAGDVEPSLIARGTPGFSGADLANLVNEAALFAARGNKRNVSMVEFELAKDKIMMGAERRSMVMSEEIKESTAYHEAGHAVVGRLVPEHDPVYKVSIIPRGRALGVTMYLPEQDRVSMSKQHLESMISSLYGGRLAEELIYGKEKVSTGASNDIERATEIARKMVTQWGFSEKLGPMLYAEDEGEVFLGRSVTQTKHMSDDTAKLIDDEVRQLIDRNYERARQIIIDNMDIMHAMKDALMKYETIDAGQIDDLMARKPVIREPAGWADQTKAQPEAKAVEPEVKAEPASDLVADDDVAPPSEKKDAE; translated from the coding sequence ATGGCAAAAAATTTAATTCTGTGGCTTGTGATTGCTGTCGTTTTAATGTCTGTATTCCAGAGTTTCGGCCCTGGGGAAAACAACGGTAAAGCGGTTGATTACACCACATTTGTAAAGGAAGTTGGTCAAGGCCAGATTCAGGAAGCTCAATTCAACAACGGTGAAATTACTTTCATGCGTCGTGGAGGGAGCAGCCGTTATGTAACTTACATGCCGGTTTATGATCAAAAGCTCCTCGATGACTTGATTAACCAAGATGTTAAAGTGCAAGGTACTCCTCCAGAAGAGCAAAGCTTGCTTGGTACTATTTTCATCTCTTGGTTCCCAATGATTCTGCTGATTGGGGTTTGGATTTTCTTCATGCGTCAGATGCAAGGTGGTGGTGGCAAAGGTGCCATGTCATTTGGTAAGAGCAAGGCGCGCATGATGAGCGAAGACCAGATCAAAACCACCTTCAGCGATGTAGCGGGTTGCGATGAAGCCAAAGAAGATGTGAAAGAACTGGTGGATTACCTGCGCGATCCTAGCCGTTTCCAAAAGTTGGGCGGTAAGATCCCAACGGGTGTTTTAATGGTGGGGCCTCCTGGTACGGGTAAAACACTGCTAGCAAAAGCGATTGCCGGTGAAGCGAAAGTGCCTTTCTTTACCATTTCGGGTTCTGATTTCGTAGAGATGTTCGTTGGTGTCGGTGCATCTCGCGTGCGTGACATGTTTGAACAAGCGAAGAAAGCTTCTCCATGCATTATTTTCATTGATGAAATTGATGCTGTGGGTCGCCAACGTGGCGCGGGTGTTGGTGGTGGTCACGATGAGCGTGAGCAAACCCTAAACCAAATGCTGGTTGAGATGGATGGTTTTGAAGGCAACGAAGGCATTATTGTCATCGCGGCAACTAACCGTCCCGATGTACTTGATCCTGCACTGCTGCGTCCAGGACGTTTTGACCGCCAAGTTGTGGTTGGATTACCTGACGTTCGCGGCCGTGAGCAGATCCTAAAAGTACATATGCGTAAAGTGCCTTTGGCAGGCGATGTTGAGCCTTCATTGATTGCTCGCGGTACTCCTGGGTTCTCGGGTGCGGATTTGGCTAACCTAGTTAACGAAGCTGCTTTGTTCGCTGCTCGTGGTAACAAACGCAACGTTTCTATGGTTGAGTTTGAACTAGCAAAAGACAAGATCATGATGGGGGCTGAGCGCCGTTCAATGGTAATGTCGGAAGAGATCAAAGAGTCCACGGCTTACCATGAAGCGGGCCATGCGGTAGTGGGGCGCTTAGTGCCTGAGCATGATCCTGTGTATAAGGTTTCGATCATTCCTCGTGGACGTGCTTTGGGTGTCACTATGTATCTGCCTGAGCAAGATCGCGTTAGCATGTCCAAGCAGCATCTGGAATCGATGATCTCTAGCTTGTACGGTGGTCGTCTGGCTGAAGAGTTGATTTACGGCAAAGAGAAAGTTTCAACAGGCGCATCAAACGATATTGAGCGCGCAACGGAAATTGCTCGTAAGATGGTGACCCAATGGGGCTTTTCTGAGAAATTGGGTCCTATGCTATATGCAGAAGACGAAGGCGAAGTATTTCTTGGACGCAGTGTGACACAGACGAAGCACATGTCTGATGACACTGCGAAGTTGATTGACGATGAAGTCCGCCAGCTTATTGATCGCAACTACGAGCGAGCTCGTCAAATCATCATCGATAATATGGATATCATGCATGCGATGAAAGATGCCTTGATGAAATATGAAACGATCGATGCAGGTCAAATTGACGACTTAATGGCGCGTAAGCCAGTCATTCGTGAGCCAGCCGGTTGGGCGGATCAAACCAAAGCACAACCAGAAGCGAAAGCGGTCGAACCTGAAGTGAAAGCTGAACCCGCCTCTGATTTAGTCGCTGATGATGATGTTGCGCCGCCAAGCGAGAAAAAAGACGCAGAATAA
- the rlmE gene encoding 23S rRNA (uridine(2552)-2'-O)-methyltransferase RlmE, with the protein MSKQKHSASSTRWLKEHFDDKYANEARKKGFRSRAIFKIEEIQNKDKLLKAGMTVVDLGAAPGGWSQFAAKVVGDSGRVIACDLLPMESIAGVSFLQGDFREEAVLNALLERIQPEMVDVVMSDMAPNMAGNLSVDQPRAMYLVELALDMCRQVLAPNGSFVVKVFQGEGFDDYVKAVRDLFKVVKIRKPDSSRSRSREVFIVATGYKG; encoded by the coding sequence ATGAGTAAACAGAAACACTCGGCGAGTTCAACTCGCTGGTTAAAAGAGCATTTTGACGACAAATATGCTAACGAAGCTAGGAAGAAAGGCTTTCGTTCTCGTGCTATCTTCAAAATAGAAGAGATCCAAAATAAAGACAAACTACTAAAAGCAGGTATGACTGTGGTCGATCTAGGTGCTGCACCGGGTGGATGGTCACAGTTTGCTGCGAAAGTCGTGGGTGACAGTGGTCGAGTAATCGCTTGTGATCTTTTACCGATGGAATCCATTGCCGGTGTTTCTTTCTTGCAAGGTGATTTCCGTGAAGAAGCCGTATTGAATGCATTACTGGAACGTATTCAACCAGAGATGGTGGATGTGGTGATGTCTGATATGGCACCGAATATGGCGGGGAACCTATCGGTTGACCAACCTCGGGCTATGTACCTTGTCGAATTGGCATTGGATATGTGTCGACAAGTTCTGGCTCCGAATGGTAGTTTTGTGGTGAAAGTGTTTCAAGGAGAAGGCTTTGATGATTATGTCAAAGCGGTCAGAGACCTGTTTAAAGTGGTTAAAATTCGTAAACCGGACTCATCTCGATCACGTTCACGCGAAGTTTTTATCGTAGCGACTGGTTACAAAGGTTAA
- the yhbY gene encoding ribosome assembly RNA-binding protein YhbY, translating to MNLSNKQKQHLKGLAHNLKPVVLMGANGLTEAVLAEIEIALDHHELIKVKVVSEDRETKQLIVDAIVRETGAEKVQVIGKVLVLYRQSQQRKIELPRK from the coding sequence ATGAACCTAAGCAACAAACAAAAGCAGCATCTGAAAGGCTTGGCACACAACTTAAAACCTGTTGTGTTAATGGGCGCAAACGGATTAACAGAAGCTGTGCTGGCGGAAATCGAAATTGCGCTCGATCACCACGAACTGATTAAAGTGAAAGTCGTTTCGGAAGATCGTGAAACTAAGCAATTGATCGTTGACGCAATTGTTCGCGAAACTGGCGCCGAAAAAGTACAGGTAATCGGTAAAGTTCTCGTACTTTATCGCCAGTCTCAGCAACGCAAAATCGAATTGCCGCGCAAATAA
- the greA gene encoding transcription elongation factor GreA, with amino-acid sequence MEKVPMTARGEKLLREELDRLLKLRPKITEAIAEARELGDLKENAEYHAAREEQGICEAQIRDIEYKLSVAQVIDVTTMENNGKVIFGATVTVIDVNTDEEKTYQIVGDDEADIKSGRISVNSPIARGLIGKLEGDEVAIATPGGNKDFEIDRVEYL; translated from the coding sequence ATGGAAAAAGTTCCAATGACAGCGCGAGGAGAGAAACTCCTGCGTGAAGAGCTAGACAGATTGTTAAAGCTCAGACCCAAAATCACAGAAGCAATTGCTGAAGCTCGCGAACTCGGTGATCTTAAAGAAAACGCGGAATACCACGCCGCTCGAGAAGAACAAGGGATTTGTGAAGCTCAAATTCGTGACATTGAATACAAGTTGTCTGTAGCTCAGGTGATTGATGTCACTACGATGGAAAACAACGGCAAAGTGATTTTTGGTGCGACAGTGACGGTAATTGATGTCAATACTGATGAGGAGAAAACGTACCAAATCGTGGGTGATGATGAGGCGGATATCAAATCAGGGCGTATTTCGGTTAACTCTCCAATTGCACGTGGTTTGATCGGTAAACTTGAAGGTGATGAAGTTGCTATTGCAACCCCTGGTGGCAATAAAGACTTCGAAATCGATCGTGTTGAATACCTATAA
- the ompU gene encoding porin OmpU — MNKTLIALAVSAAAVATGAYADGINQSSDKAGSTVYSAKGASLEIGGRAEARLSLKDGKAQDNSRVRLNLLGKAEINDSLYGVGFYEGEFTTNDQGTNASNNSLDNRYTYAGIGGTYGEVTYGKNDGALGVITDFTDIMSYHGNTAAEKIAVADRVDNMLAYKGQFGDLGVKASYRFADRNAVDASGNIVPENNAVDYVDNGKDGYSLSAIYAFGDTGFNVGAGYADQADQNEYMLAASYRMENLYFAGLFTDGELAKDVDYTGYELAAAYKLGQAAFTTTYNNAETANETSADNIAIDATYYFKPNFRTYISYNFNLLDADKVGKVDAEDELAIGLRYDF; from the coding sequence ATGAACAAGACTCTGATTGCTCTTGCTGTATCAGCCGCTGCAGTGGCTACTGGCGCTTACGCTGACGGAATTAACCAAAGCAGTGACAAAGCAGGTTCAACTGTTTACAGTGCGAAAGGCGCTTCTCTAGAGATCGGTGGTCGTGCTGAAGCACGTCTGTCTCTAAAAGATGGCAAAGCACAAGACAACTCTCGTGTACGTCTAAACCTGCTAGGTAAAGCAGAAATCAACGACAGCCTGTACGGCGTAGGTTTCTACGAAGGTGAATTCACTACTAACGACCAAGGCACAAACGCGTCTAACAACAGCCTAGACAACCGTTACACCTACGCGGGTATCGGCGGTACTTACGGTGAAGTAACTTACGGTAAAAATGATGGCGCTCTGGGCGTAATCACTGACTTCACTGATATCATGTCTTACCACGGTAACACCGCAGCGGAAAAAATTGCAGTGGCAGACCGCGTAGACAACATGTTGGCGTACAAAGGCCAATTTGGTGACCTAGGCGTAAAAGCAAGCTACCGTTTTGCTGACCGTAACGCTGTTGATGCATCAGGTAACATTGTACCTGAAAATAATGCTGTAGATTACGTTGACAATGGTAAAGACGGTTACTCTCTGTCTGCAATCTATGCTTTCGGTGACACTGGTTTCAACGTTGGTGCAGGTTACGCAGATCAAGCCGATCAAAACGAATACATGCTGGCAGCTTCTTACCGTATGGAAAACCTGTACTTCGCAGGCCTGTTTACTGACGGTGAGCTAGCGAAAGACGTTGACTACACTGGCTACGAGCTAGCTGCTGCGTACAAACTGGGTCAAGCGGCGTTTACTACTACGTACAACAACGCAGAAACAGCAAACGAAACTTCAGCTGATAACATTGCTATCGACGCAACTTACTACTTCAAGCCAAACTTCCGTACTTACATCTCTTACAACTTCAACCTGCTAGATGCAGACAAAGTTGGTAAGGTGGACGCAGAAGACGAACTGGCTATCGGTCTACGTTACGACTTCTAA
- the dacB gene encoding serine-type D-Ala-D-Ala carboxypeptidase, translating to MFFSISPRRLLLLSAFLFHPIANAQTQLDSATNKLPAGSRYALLIEDVASQQPVLNVNTHLYYPPASTQKIFTALAAKLELGDDFRFRTELTRSGPDWAIRFSGDPTLTTVDLTALLKELKSQTGGKIEGDLWLDNSIFSGYERAVGWPWDILGVCYSAPASAINLDGNCIQASIYTEPQGKTRVYVPEQYPVHVQSQAISVSKSEQESLLCDLELTANAENHYKLEGCLMHRDKPLPLKFAVQDTGLYAQRILYRLLAQLNIEIKGEIKLGKAAFKQPQKVAYHQSEPLPVLLKTMLQESDNLIADTLTKTLGHYFYLQPGSFANGTQAIKQIFYSRTGISLEDAQLADGSGLSRNNRIRPQVMIDTLRYLYQHDAQLGLIAMLPSAGESGTLQYRRSMRTPQVSGKIKAKSGSLYGTYNMAGFVMDENQRPKMLFVQFVTDYFPQKTSTNVALEPPIIQFETQFYQELIQFNHLAAKPN from the coding sequence ATGTTTTTTTCAATTTCGCCGCGCAGGCTCCTGCTCTTAAGTGCTTTTCTCTTTCATCCAATCGCCAATGCGCAAACTCAGTTGGATTCAGCCACCAATAAACTCCCAGCAGGATCACGCTATGCGTTATTGATTGAGGATGTCGCTTCACAGCAGCCGGTGCTCAATGTGAATACGCATCTTTATTATCCCCCAGCTAGCACACAAAAAATTTTCACGGCGCTCGCGGCTAAACTCGAACTGGGTGATGATTTTCGCTTCCGAACGGAATTAACCCGCTCTGGGCCTGATTGGGCCATTCGCTTTTCTGGAGATCCAACCCTAACCACTGTCGATTTAACCGCTCTCCTCAAAGAACTAAAATCACAAACGGGTGGGAAAATCGAGGGAGATTTGTGGCTAGATAACAGCATATTTAGCGGCTATGAACGAGCTGTAGGTTGGCCTTGGGATATTCTCGGTGTTTGCTACAGTGCCCCCGCTAGTGCCATCAATTTGGATGGAAACTGCATTCAAGCCTCTATTTATACTGAACCGCAAGGAAAAACCCGCGTTTACGTACCCGAACAATACCCTGTGCATGTTCAATCTCAAGCGATTAGTGTCAGTAAAAGTGAGCAAGAAAGCCTACTGTGCGATTTGGAGCTCACTGCTAATGCAGAAAATCATTATAAATTGGAGGGCTGTCTGATGCATCGTGATAAGCCCCTCCCCTTAAAATTCGCGGTGCAAGATACAGGGTTGTACGCCCAGCGCATCCTCTATCGTCTACTTGCTCAACTGAATATTGAGATCAAAGGTGAAATCAAGTTGGGTAAAGCCGCTTTTAAACAACCTCAAAAAGTCGCTTATCACCAATCTGAACCTCTGCCTGTTCTACTTAAAACCATGCTGCAGGAGTCGGATAACCTGATTGCAGATACTCTAACAAAAACGTTAGGACACTATTTTTACTTACAACCGGGCAGCTTTGCTAATGGTACGCAAGCGATTAAGCAGATTTTTTATTCCAGAACGGGAATTTCATTAGAAGATGCTCAGTTGGCTGACGGCTCCGGTCTTTCACGCAATAACCGAATTCGTCCACAAGTGATGATCGATACATTACGCTATCTTTACCAGCATGATGCTCAACTCGGTTTGATTGCGATGCTGCCTTCCGCAGGAGAATCCGGCACGCTGCAATATCGACGCAGTATGCGTACTCCACAAGTGAGTGGCAAAATAAAAGCGAAAAGTGGCTCGCTCTATGGCACTTATAATATGGCTGGCTTTGTGATGGATGAAAATCAGCGTCCAAAGATGCTTTTCGTCCAGTTTGTCACCGACTATTTCCCCCAAAAAACCAGCACAAACGTTGCCTTGGAGCCGCCGATCATTCAATTTGAGACTCAGTTTTATCAAGAACTCATTCAGTTTAATCACTTAGCGGCTAAACCGAATTAA